A genomic stretch from Xenopus laevis strain J_2021 chromosome 6S, Xenopus_laevis_v10.1, whole genome shotgun sequence includes:
- the LOC108695431 gene encoding zinc fingers and homeoboxes protein 2, which produces MASKRKSTTPCMVRASEIIDQEDNDLDNVDENSVTPGPDPNDDWSGDKDKPVKETENDKPSAENQSKKLQGGYECKYCPYVTQNLNEFTEHVDMQHPNVILNPLYVCAECNFTTKKYDSLSDHNSKFHPGENNFKLKLMKRNNQTILEQSIEGSVNISVAQENFDGDDSPSGISVSKMPMMKFGKARMEGKKATRLHNNFYDGSNITETNGISSDLRGDILTHVSPFVQLPPNINLLPKVPVPLNSTKYNSALDTNTTLINSFNKFPYPTQAELSCLTVVSKHPEEQIRIWFATQRLKHGISWSPEEVEEARTKMFNGTIQSVPQTITVLPTPITNSTKISQPLIQTALPCQIIGQTGLVFTQVANSPAATVHPFSANTGAISNQTQKQQMQQDTPESKRQIITHKPPAIQPKLNATPLNERKKTKEQIGLLKASFVRSQFPDDTEIYRLIDVTGLSRSEIKKWFSDHRYRSQRGIVHITSESIAKDKVTSRSTRGYHPYRDLTPQKVTETTEEQLACLESSFLKSSYPTQNEMDHLKAETKMTRKELDLWFSERRKIRDSMEQAVLDSMGSDKNDTMPMNGASPQRGNVSGSWPETTAPCKSKQEQLHLLKSTFARTQWPSPQDYDQLALQTGLVRTEIVKWFKDNRCVLKTGSLRWMEQYRKHYERSLDERRKYIKMISATEVGKDTLTRYFQEYNQLHEEDIELLSSRLQISPDDIRVYFVEWQQQAAFDQMESSSQDEDAMTENEFTGKDWAGGPLADDEAISDGADSWGQAAADTPEDTPN; this is translated from the coding sequence ATGGCTAGCAAAAGGAAGTCAACCACCCCGTGTATGGTGCGAGCTTCTGAAATTATCGACCAGGAGGACAACGATCTCGATAATGTCGACGAAAACTCTGTCACGCCTGGCCCAGACCCAAATGACGACTGGTCAGGAGACAAAGACAAACCTGTGAAGGAAACGGAAAACGATAAGCCCTCTGCtgaaaatcaatccaaaaaacttCAAGGGGGTTATGAGTGTAAATACTGCCCCTACGTCACCCAAAATCTCAATGAATTTACTGAACACGTTGATATGCAGCACCCCAACGTAATTCTCAACCCACTTTATGTCTGCGCCGAATGTAACTTCACAACCAAAAAATACGACTCCTTGTCCGATCACAACTCGAAATTTCATCCCGGCGAAAACAACTTCAAATTAAAGTTGATGAAACGCAATAATCAAACTATCCTAGAGCAGTCGATCGAGGGAAGCGTTAACATCAGCGTTGCTCAGGAAAACTTTGACGGTGACGACAGCCCGTCCGGGATTTCCGTAAGCAAAATGCCAATGATGAAGTTCGGAAAAGCACGGATGGAGGGTAAGAAAGCAACAAGGTTGCACAATAACTTTTATGATGGAAGCAACATTACAGAAACAAATGGTATTTCCAGTGACCTGCGTGGGGATATTTTGACTCACGTTTCCCCTTTTGTTCAGCTTCCGCCCAATATTAACCTTCTTCCAAAAGTCCCAGTGCCTCTGAACAGCACCAAATACAATTCTGCTCTTGACACAAACACGACCTTGATCAACTCGTTCAATAAATTTCCTTACCCAACCCAAGCGGAGTTGTCTTGTTTGACTGTTGTGTCCAAACACCCAGAGGAACAGATTCGAATATGGTTTGCTACTCAGCGGTTAAAACATGGCATCAGCTGGTCTCCGGAGGAAGTTGAAGAGGCAAGGACAAAAATGTTCAATGGCACTATACAGTCTGTCCCCCAAACAATTACTGTCTTACCAACCCCCATAACCAATTCAACGAAAATCTCTCAGCCTCTTATCCAGACTGCTTTGCCGTGTCAGATAATTGGTCAAACTGGGCTAGTCTTTACTCAGGTGGCCAATTCACCCGCTGCAACTGTCCATCCATTTTCAGCTAATACTGGTGCTATTTCTAATCAAACCCAAAAACAGCAGATGCAACAAGACACACCAGAGTCCAAACGGCAAATAATTACACACAAGCCACCAGCAATTCAACCCAAGTTGAATGCCACACCGCTAAATGAACGTAAAAAGACAAAGGAGCAGATCGGGTTGCTGAAAGCCAGTTTTGTTCGAAGCCAGTTTCCTGACGACACTGAAATCTATAGACTAATTGATGTTACTGGGCTGTCCAGAAGTGAAATTAAAAAGTGGTTCAGTGATCATAGATACAGGAGTCAGAGAGGAATAGTTCATATCACGAGTGAATCCATAGCTAAAGACAAAGTAACATCTAGGTCTACCCGGGGTTACCATCCATACAGAGACCTCACTCCTCAGAAGGTCACCGAGACGACGGAAGAACAGCTTGCTTGTCTCGAAAGCAGTTTTCTTAAAAGTTCGTATCCAACTCAAAATGAAATGGATCATTTAAAAGCTGAGACTAAAATGACTCGAAAAGAATTAGACTTGTGGTTTTCAGAAAGAAGAAAAATCAGGGATTCCATGGAGCAAGCTGTGTTGGATTCTATGGGCTCAGACAAAAATGATACCATGCCCATGAATGGGGCTTCTCCTCAAAGGGGAAATGTATCTGGTTCTTGGCCAGAAACCACAGCACCATGCAAGTCTAAGCAGGAACAGCTCCATTTACTAAAAAGTACATTTGCAAGAACCCAGTGGCCTTCCCCACAAGACTACGACCAGTTGGCATTGCAGACTGGTCTTGTTCGGACTGAAATAGTGAAGTGGTTTAAGGACAATAGGTGTGTTCTAAAAACGGGGAGCCTAAGGTGGATGGAACAATACAGGAAACATTATGAGCGCTCTCTAGACGAGAGAAGAAAATACATAAAGATGATTTCAGCCACCGAGGTCGGAAAGGACACTCTAACAAGGTATTTCCAAGAGTACAACCAGTTACACGAAGAGGACATTGAGCTCTTGAGTTCAAGGTTACAGATAAGTCCAGATGACATAAGAGTATACTTTGTGGAATGGCAGCAACAAGCAGCATTCGATCAAATGGAGAGCAGTAGCCAAGATGAAGACGCCATGACAGAAAATGAATTCACAGGCAAAGACTGGGCCGGTGGACCTCTGGCAGATGATGAGGCTATTTCTGATGGTGCAGACAGCTGGGGACAGGCAGCAGCGGACACTCCAGAAGATACGCCTAATTAA